The following proteins are encoded in a genomic region of Glycine soja cultivar W05 chromosome 17, ASM419377v2, whole genome shotgun sequence:
- the LOC114392452 gene encoding histidine kinase 5-like, translating into MVCEMESDCIEDMDIEVLSSMWPEDIGTDVGKQFNIEKPGRDQDMLEEVTIIEEPTIADFQRLMELTNYTDKGSSQLAYLMQHWEYKQANAVRLLREELDNLSKQRKEVELRKLEILKDNRFEEENYGGDKRPVSILDEVYYTWQDVPVPLRKSDVVVQNKRIEIEAEYDTVVYWKQRALQLEKQLEASVQREQILMDKLQESVKNLERQSSPVEELSQILKRADNFLHFILQNAPVVIGHQDKELRYRFIYNHFPSLQEEDIIGKTDVEIFTGSGVKESQDFKREVMEKGLPAKKEITFETELFGSKTFLIYVEPVFSKAGETIGVNYMGMEITDQVRKRERMAKLREDIAVQKAKETELNKTIHITEETMRAKQMLATMSHEIRSPLSGVVSMAEILSTTKLDREQRQLLNVMISSGDLVLQLINDILDLSKVESGVMKLEATKFRPREVVKHVLQTAAASLQKILTLEGNVADDIPVEVIGDVLRIRQILTNLVSNAVKFTHEGKVGINLYVVTEPPFAKAEGHQKMITEQSTNSANGVKEEKRASTPRSNDDQNCLDGQKNNDHPSQNHAVNDECRSSVKSECSINGDTEEQTHSTETVWIRCDVYDTGIGIPEKAIPTLFRRYMQVSADHARKYGGTGLGLAICKQLVELMGGRLTVTSKEHCGSTFTFILPYKVSTVCDDSDDPDELSDVDDNDDDTTEGFFQFQPRTLGSLFSSNGPTRPQNVLPGFRSSHNFNGFSENSFSFLTTNIISKGTNSTEDASSVIVDAPEMSESTGSSSHSPQTKHENVVNTNNQNQDKAHARLQNGSVDSSQHKEAMTLGTMSSEPQQTCQGQVKTDITSQSVIKSNKYTSSEVTKSTLGPKILLVEDNKINVMVTQSMMKRLGYGMDVVNNGVEAVRAVQRHTYDVILMDVYMPVMNGLQTTKLIRSYEETGNWEAAREAGIEQCSPASNECSVPLKNRIHIIAMTANTMSESADECYANGMDSFVSKPVTFQKLKDCLEQYLR; encoded by the exons ATGGTTTGTGAGATGGAGAGTGATTGTATTGAGGACATGGACattgaagtcctctcttcaatGTGGCCTGAAGATATTGGCACTGAtgttggaaaacagttcaataTAGAAAAGCCTGGAAGAGACCAAGATATGTTGGAGGAAGTCACAATCATAGAGGAGCCAACTATAGCTGATTTCCAGCGTCTCATGGAGCTTACAAATTACACAGATAAAGGGTCTTCTCAGCTGGCATACCTCATGCAACACTGGGAGTATAAGCAGGCTAACGCGGTTCGGCTTCTCAGAGAGGAACTTGACAACCTTAGTAAACAAAGGAAGGAAGTTGAGCTCAGGAAGTTGGAGATACTGAAAGACAATCGGTTCGAGGAAGAGAATTATGGTGGTGACAAGCGCCCGGTTTCTATATTGGATGAGGTTTACTATACATGGCAGGATGTGCCAGTGCCACTAAGGAAAAGTGATGTGGTTGTGCAAAACAAGAGGATTGAAATTGAAGCTGAGTATGACACTGTTGTGTATTGGAAACAGCGGGCGCTGCAGTTGGAAAAACAGTTGGAGGCAAGTGTCCAGAGGGAGCAGATACTAATGGACAAGTTGCAAGAAAGTGTAAAGAATCTTGAAAGGCAGTCTTCACCTGTGGAAGAACTATCTCAGATTCTGAAGAGAGCAGATAATTTCTTACATTTTATTCTCCAAAATGCACCTGTTGTTATTGGCCATCAG GACAAAGAGTTGCGCTATCGCTTTATCTACAATCATTTTCCGAGTTTACAAGAGGAG gACATCATAGGAAAAACAGATGTTGAAATTTTCACAGGATCCGGTGTTAAGGAATCTCAAGATTTCAAGAGGGAAGTAATGGAAAAAGGGTTGCctgcaaaaaaagaaattacttTTGAGACAGAATTATTTGGGTCAAAGACATTCTTGATATACGTAGAACCTGTCTTTAGCAAAGCAGGAGAGACAATTGGAGTAAACTATATGGGAATGGAAATAACAGATCAG gtaagaaaaagagaaagaatggCAAAGCTTAGGGAAGATATTGCAGTCCAGAAAGCAAAGGAAACAGAACTTAATAAAACCATTCACATTACAG AGGAGACTATGAGAGCAAAACAAATGCTGGCAACAATGTCTCATGAGATAAGATCTCCACTGTCTGGAGTTGTCAGCATGGCTGAGATTCTTTCCACCACGAAACTCGATCGGGAGCAAAGGCAGCTCTTGAATGTCATGATATCTTCTGGAGATTTGGTTCTTCAACTTATAAATGACATTCTTGATCTTTCCAAGGTTGAGTCAG GAGTTATGAAATTGGAAGCTACCAAATTCCGGCCAAGAGAGGTAGTAAAGCATGTACTCCAGACAGCTGCAGCATCATTGCAGAAAATATTAACCTTAGAAGGAAATGTGGCAGATGATATACCTGTTGAG GTCATTGGAGATGTTTTAAGGATTCGGCAGATTCTCACAAATTTAGTCAG CAATGCAGTAAAGTTTACACATGAAGGCAAAGTTGGCATAAACCTGTACGTTGTTACAGAACCACCTTTTGCCAAAGCAGAAGGCCATCAAAAGATGATCACAGAACAGTCTACAAATTCAGCAAATGGGGTGAAGGAAGAGAAACGTGCATCAACGCCGCGAAGCAACGATGATCAAAATTGTCTTGATGGTCAGAAAAACAATGACCATCCTAGCCAAAATCATGCAGTCAATGATGAATGCAGATCTTCAGTTAAAAGTGAATGCTCAATAAATGGAGATACTGAGGAGCAAACGCATTCAACTGAAACTGTGTGGATACGTTGTGATGTATATGACACAGGAATTGGAATACCAG AAAAGGCTATACCTACTTTATTTAGAAGGTACATGCAAGTAAGTGCTGATCATGCTCGAAAGTATGGTGGCACAGGGCTGGGACTAGCAATATGCAAACAGCTG GTTGAGTTAATGGGGGGTCGTTTAACAGTGACTAGCAAAGAACATTGTGGTTCTACCTTCACATTCATACTTCCATACAAGGTTTCAACAGTTTGTGATGATTCTGATGACCCAGATGAGCTCTCAGATGTGGATGATAATGATGACGATACAACAGAAGGCTTCTTCCAATTCCAACCTCGCACTTTGggctctctcttctcttctaaTGGACCTACCAGGCCACAAAATGTACTACCGGGATTCAGAAGCTCACACAACTTCAATGGTTTTTCAGAGAATTCTTTCTCATTCCTCACTACCAACATAATATCAAAAGGGACTAATTCAACCGAGGATGCTTCTTCAGTCATTGTTGATGCTCCAGAGATGTCTGAATCAACAGGTTCATCAAGTCACAGCCCTCAAACAAAGCATGAAAATGTAGTTAACACAAACAACCAGAATCAAGATAAGGCACATGCTCGGTTACAGAATGGTAGTGTAGACTCTTCTCAACATAAGGAGGCAATGACTCTAGGAACAATGTCAAGTGAACCACAACAAACATGTCAAGGTCAAGTGAAGACAGACATAACCTCCCAAAGTGTTATTAAGAGTAATAAATATACATCATCAGAAGTAACCAAATCCACATTAGGGCCTAAGATTCTTCTTGTTGAAGATAACAAGATCAATGTCATGGTGACACAGTCAATGATGAAGAGGTTAGGATACGGCATGGATGTTGTGAATAATGGAGTGGAAGCCGTACGTGCAGTGCAGCGCCATACTTATGATGTCATTTTGATG GATGTTTACATGCCAGTTATGAAtggtcttcaaacaacaaaaCTGATTCGGTCTTATGAGGAAACAGGCAATTGGGAAGCTGCAAGAGAAGCTGGAATTGAACAATGTTCACCAGCTTCAAATGAATGTTCTGTACCACTTAAAAACCGGATCCACATCATTGCG ATGACAGCAAACACAATGTCAGAGAGTGCTGACGAATGTTATGCAAATGGTATGGACTCATTTGTGTCAAAACCTGTGACATTCCAAAAACTGAAAGATTGTCTAGAACAGTACCTGAGGTGA